Within the Prevotella scopos JCM 17725 genome, the region TAGAAGCCCAGTCCTGGCTCTCCGTACCACCCGCACCAGAGTTGATTTTCATCACACACTCCATCGGGTCTTCCTCCTGACGTAGCATATTCTTAAGTTCTAAGCCTTCGATAACCTTAAGAACCTTAACATATGCGGTATCAACTTCCTCTTCAGTAACAAGTTCATCTTTATAGAAATCGAATGCCAGCTGTACCTCATCAGCCAACGCGCGCGCCTTGTCATAGTCTTTGACCCATTTCTCAATGTCTTTAACTTTCTTCATCTGTTCCTGTGCACGAGCTGGGTCATCCCAAAAGTCTGGCGCTTGTGTACGGAGTTGTTCCTCCTCAAATTCTATTCGCTTCTTGTCAATATCAAGATAACGATGCAACGCTTCAGTGCGTTCTTGTATATCTTTTAGCTGATCTGCTGTAATCATATCTTTTCTTTTATCGTTGGGAGGTAGGTTTGGAGAACAAGGATGCCTAGGAAAGAGTCAATCCTAAAAACCAAAGAAACCCTCAAAACAATTAACTTGTCAACTCGTCAACTACTCCTCGTACATTTTTTCAATGGCATCATGGTAACGGCTGTTGACAACCGACCGCTTCAACTTCAACGTATTGGTTAACTCTCCACTCTCCATTGAGAAATGGTGAGGAAGAAGAGTGAAACGTTTAATCTTCTCGTAGGAAGCCAAACGCTGTTGTAAGGTTTCAATACGCTCACGCATCATTTCGTTGACACGCTTATTCTCGCATAGCTCCTCACGGTCCTTAAACTCTATATGATTCTCCTTTGCCCATTCTTCCAGTGCAGAGAACTCTGGAACAATCAGCGCAGCAACAAACTTACGCTGGTCGGCAATCACAGATACCTGTTCAATGAACTTGTCTACCAACAGCATCGCCTCCACCATCTGCGGTGCAATGTATTTACCATTTGATGTCTTAAAGAGGTCCTTGATACGTTCCTTTAAGAACAACTCACCACCCTTCAAATAACCAGCATCACCGGTATGGAAGTAGCCATCCTTATCGAAAGCCTCTGAATTAGCTGTATCATGGCGGAAGTAACCCGGTGTAATCGTAGGACCTTTCAACATTATCTCACCTTCATCGCTGATCTTTATGTCAATTCCTTCGATTGGTCTTCCAACGGAACCAACAGTATAAGGTTGTCCTAAATAATCACAACTCACAGTGGCCAAACTCTCCGTCAGACCATAACCAACAAGCATGTTAAGCCCGATGCTATGTACAAACTCCTCAACCTCAGGTGACACATATGCGCCAGCTGTTGGGAAGATATGCGGATTCTCTAAGCCTAACTGCTTGCGCACAAGGCCCAACACTGTCTTATTGACAAACTTATACTCCATTTCTAGAGTCAAGGGAACACGTTTACAACGTGCAATATATTGTATGTTACGTTTTCTTCCAATACTCAGAGCATGATAGAACAACTTACGCTGAACAATGCTAGAGTTGTCCATACGGTCCTTTACCGCTACATAAACCTTCTCCCAAAAACGTGGGACAGCGGCCATGCTTGTAGGATGTGTCTCACGCATACTCTGTTGAATCTCCTTTGGGTAAGTGTTTACAATCAGCTCTGCACCCACGCTGAGCCCCAGATAAGCCCAGCCACGCTCAAAGATATGACTGAATGGTAAAAAGTTTATAATACGGTCCTTACTATTTACAGGCACACTCTTCATATTACCTTCCATAGCTGCATGATACATCTTATAAGTCAGGACAACGCCCTTACTCTCACCAGTCGTTCCACTTGTGTAAAGGATATTACAAATATCATCATTGTTAGCCTCAGCCCAACGGTCTTCAACCTCAGACTCACGTGGGAAACCCTCGCCTAACTTTAAGAAGTCTTCAAAGTAAATTGAATTAGGGTCATGCGTACTAAGGCGTACACTTGAATCAAAGACGATGATTCGTTCTAGTGAAGGGCACAGAGAGACGACACGACGTGCCTTGTCATACTGCTCCTGTTCTCCAACAAAAAGGAACTTCACCCCAGCATCCTGAATCATATATTGTATCTGCTCTTCAGAACTAGTCGCATAAAAAGGAATACTAATCACACGTACACCATATGCACCAAACTCTGTATAAAGATGGTAAATAGTGTTTTGTGAAAATACTGCGATAGTTTCTTGTGGCTTCAATCCGAGGTTCAAGAGCGCATTTGACACTTGCTTTACACGCATTGAAAACTGATTCCATGACACAGTCTTCCATTCCAGACTACCAAAGTTACGGAAAGTGATCGCTGGTTTAGCACCGTATTTTTTTGCTTGTTCATGAATAAGAACAGAGAGATGTCCGATTGTCTGCATTGTTTCCTAATTTATCATCGTCAAATCAGTATATACAAAGACCTACAAAATCCTTTATTCAAACAACTGATTGCACTTTATTTTCTGCAAATATAAACATTTATCCGCAAAGCAAAAAATAAAATAGATATTAAATTACAAATTCCAGCTTTTACTTTCCTCTTACACAATAGTATAAAATAGAACAATTATATTCATTTATAGAACAAACGAAACAATAAAGAAATATGAATAAAGCCATCAAAAATCTAACCTTAAGCTCTATACAAATAACATTTATCGGGTGTACAAATCAACAAGCAAAAAGAAAAGGCTGTTAGCATAATCTTATATTATAAGGTACGAACGATATGCGCTTTTGTTAAGTGTTATCAAAGGAGAACAACCCCTTATTACTAAGGAGTTACATTAAGAAGATATACCTAAAGAGTAAAGTACTCATCATCAGCGAGCAACAGACATTCTTCAGAACCAATCTTTGACCAACCTGCCAACCTTTACTATAAAAAAATATCTTCATAAAGAGAATTTTGTTTCTCTTTATGAAGATAAGATCATTACAGTATTTCATTTGAGTTAAGACAACGATATTACACGATAAGAAGTATCATTGCTTAAAACCCAATTAATCTACATCTGTAAGACTGCCCGTTTTATCAGCGTAACCACTGCTCAGGGTTCAGCTTAGCCGTCTCCTTACGCAATTGGAACTGGAGAATACCATTCCTACCAACGGTTCCGATAGTCTGTCCTGTACCAACCTTCTGACCCTTGCTGACACCAACAGAGCCCAAGTTAGCATAGACTGTGATATAAATACCATGACGAATCATCACAACACTCATACCTCCTGCCATGAAGACACCGCTCACCTCGCCCATAAAGACACTGCGAACAGCACTACCAGGAGCACCCTTGATATTGATACCATCATTGTTCAAACGGATATTTGACATACCAGCCACATTGTATTGACCAAAGTGGCTAACAATCTGACCCGACAATGGCATTGGCAATCTACCACGATTATTGGCAAAGCTACCAGTTATTGCACGGTCTGCAGAGCTGAGCATATCGTTGCTTTCAGCCGCAGATACCCTTGCTGCTTCAGCCTCACGGGCAGCACGTTCACGGTCAGCATCAGCCTTACGCTCAGCAGCCACACGATTTGCCTCAGCCTCACGTGCCATCTGGTCGGCACGAGCCTTCTCAGCAGCAGCTCGAGCTTCAGCCTTTTCCTGTGCAGCTTTAGCAGCAGCTTCCTGCTCTTCAGCCTTACGGATAGCACGCTCACGAGCGGCAGCACGTTCCTTCTGCAAAGCTTCTTGACGTGCCTTTTCTGCAGCAGCTCTGGCAGCAGTAGCACGAGCAGCAGCTTCCTGACGCGCCTTCTCGGCAGCCTCAGCAGCAGCACGAGCGGCAGCCTTGGCCTTTGCTTCACGCTCCTTTGCCTCAGCAATACGCCGAGCATTCTCACGAGCAGCAGCTTCTGCAGCAGCTTTCTTTCGTGCTAACTCCTCAGCACGTTTCTTTGCAGCGGCAGCACGAGCGGCAGCCTGCGCTTTGGCTTCCGCTATTGCACGTTCACGTGCCTTTTGTATTTCTATCTGAATGAGTCGGTCAATCTGTGCATTCAATGCCTGTTGCTGTTGACGACGTTGTGCGATAACGCCCTGCAACACCTTCTGATCATTCTGTAAAGAAGTAACCACTGTCTGCTGTTCAATGCGCTTACGCTCCATCTGCGCATGTACCTGACGATCTTTATAGAGAAGATTGCTCTTATTGACACGCACCTGCTTCAACTGTGTATGCTTCTCATCAACCTGCATCTGCTTAGCCTTTAGCTGTTCTCCCTGCGCACGCTGGTAGGCAGCATACTCACGTACAAAACGAAGACGACGATACATCTGTGTCAGGTTCTTGGCAGAGAAGATAAACATCAACTTGTCTTGAATACCTCGATGACGCGCCATATAACGCATTGAACGAATGAAACGAGCACGACGCTCGCCCAACTGCGCTTCAAGTGAAGACAGCTGACCTTTCAGAATACCGATATTCGAATCCAGGCCTTTGATATCTGTAGCAATGGTATCTATCGTTTTCTGATGTTGGCCAATTTCAGTATCAAGACGGACAATCTTCTGCAGACGGTCATCAACGTCCTTCTGCTTTACTTTCATCTCCTCTT harbors:
- a CDS encoding murein hydrolase activator EnvC family protein codes for the protein MKRISLLFILSIVCVLTISAQHSRKRRRQHKTDVTQLVETKTTVRGKGNKAVDALNNKQQTTPAANAKGKKQVVEAIQPQTQVKGKQQRGKVQQQQVLNGQQAQVKGQQTLVKGQQVVRGKAVVRNTRMGKKGAKGPAYVTTEEIKGLQQQNLQLQKEISQHEEEMKVKQKDVDDRLQKIVRLDTEIGQHQKTIDTIATDIKGLDSNIGILKGQLSSLEAQLGERRARFIRSMRYMARHRGIQDKLMFIFSAKNLTQMYRRLRFVREYAAYQRAQGEQLKAKQMQVDEKHTQLKQVRVNKSNLLYKDRQVHAQMERKRIEQQTVVTSLQNDQKVLQGVIAQRRQQQQALNAQIDRLIQIEIQKARERAIAEAKAQAAARAAAAKKRAEELARKKAAAEAAARENARRIAEAKEREAKAKAAARAAAEAAEKARQEAAARATAARAAAEKARQEALQKERAAARERAIRKAEEQEAAAKAAQEKAEARAAAEKARADQMAREAEANRVAAERKADADRERAAREAEAARVSAAESNDMLSSADRAITGSFANNRGRLPMPLSGQIVSHFGQYNVAGMSNIRLNNDGINIKGAPGSAVRSVFMGEVSGVFMAGGMSVVMIRHGIYITVYANLGSVGVSKGQKVGTGQTIGTVGRNGILQFQLRKETAKLNPEQWLR
- a CDS encoding AMP-dependent synthetase/ligase, producing the protein MQTIGHLSVLIHEQAKKYGAKPAITFRNFGSLEWKTVSWNQFSMRVKQVSNALLNLGLKPQETIAVFSQNTIYHLYTEFGAYGVRVISIPFYATSSEEQIQYMIQDAGVKFLFVGEQEQYDKARRVVSLCPSLERIIVFDSSVRLSTHDPNSIYFEDFLKLGEGFPRESEVEDRWAEANNDDICNILYTSGTTGESKGVVLTYKMYHAAMEGNMKSVPVNSKDRIINFLPFSHIFERGWAYLGLSVGAELIVNTYPKEIQQSMRETHPTSMAAVPRFWEKVYVAVKDRMDNSSIVQRKLFYHALSIGRKRNIQYIARCKRVPLTLEMEYKFVNKTVLGLVRKQLGLENPHIFPTAGAYVSPEVEEFVHSIGLNMLVGYGLTESLATVSCDYLGQPYTVGSVGRPIEGIDIKISDEGEIMLKGPTITPGYFRHDTANSEAFDKDGYFHTGDAGYLKGGELFLKERIKDLFKTSNGKYIAPQMVEAMLLVDKFIEQVSVIADQRKFVAALIVPEFSALEEWAKENHIEFKDREELCENKRVNEMMRERIETLQQRLASYEKIKRFTLLPHHFSMESGELTNTLKLKRSVVNSRYHDAIEKMYEE